The Hyalangium gracile genome includes a window with the following:
- a CDS encoding serine/threonine-protein kinase, translating to MVRLGPPDLSQPAAIAAASLPSEEERAFLQQRLVFLFKTLFLLAIGFYVITSLAALVFLDTPWLNLIVAPGYAFHLVSVVIAFALWQVCRTAQRSTRLLRWLESVGLLGAIFLLKVDAYFDNDSHSLLLGTTAALICRAVIVPTSVRRTFWVSLAGALPDAVFLALLRRGTLEGFLLPALDALLWSAIAVIMASLVTRVVYGLRQQVRDARKLGQYTLLEMLGAGAMGDVYLASHAMMRRRTAIKLLRTDVDGHGLERFEREVQLTSQLTHPNTIAIYDYGRTAEGLFYYVMEYLEGMDLERLLTAAGPQPPARVIHILRQVCGALEEAHGMGLLHRDIKPANLFLCRRRGVPDMVKVLDFGLVKQLGVSEDTGSGRTNVVAGTPHYLAPEAIVDPTKVDGRADLYSLGAVGYALLTGGHVFTGQSASEICSHHVNTPPMPPSLRVGRELPDDLCGTILRCLEKRPESRFNNARELRIALELCADAGKWTEEDAAQWWAQSGAELEKATVRRNPLSLTGTQTVVTNSLGRVAA from the coding sequence ATGGTTCGCCTCGGGCCACCGGATCTGTCCCAGCCGGCCGCGATTGCCGCGGCATCGCTCCCCTCGGAGGAGGAGAGGGCGTTCCTGCAGCAGCGTCTGGTGTTCCTGTTCAAGACGCTCTTCCTCCTGGCCATAGGCTTCTACGTCATCACGAGCCTCGCGGCGCTCGTGTTCCTCGACACGCCGTGGCTCAACCTGATCGTCGCGCCCGGGTATGCCTTCCACCTGGTCAGCGTGGTGATCGCGTTCGCCCTCTGGCAGGTGTGCCGCACGGCCCAGCGCTCCACGCGGCTGCTGCGGTGGCTGGAGAGCGTGGGGTTGCTGGGGGCGATCTTCCTGTTGAAGGTGGATGCCTACTTCGACAACGACTCCCACTCGCTGCTGCTGGGCACCACCGCGGCGCTCATCTGCCGCGCGGTGATCGTCCCGACGTCCGTCCGCAGGACGTTCTGGGTCTCGCTGGCGGGCGCGCTGCCGGACGCCGTCTTCCTGGCCCTGCTGCGGCGGGGGACTCTGGAGGGGTTCCTCCTGCCGGCGCTCGATGCGCTGCTCTGGAGCGCCATCGCCGTCATCATGGCCTCGCTCGTGACGCGGGTGGTGTATGGCCTGCGGCAGCAGGTCCGGGATGCGCGCAAGCTGGGCCAGTACACGCTGCTGGAGATGCTGGGCGCGGGGGCCATGGGGGATGTGTACCTGGCCAGCCACGCGATGATGCGCCGCCGCACGGCCATCAAGCTGCTGCGCACCGACGTGGATGGCCATGGCCTGGAGCGCTTCGAGCGGGAGGTGCAGCTCACCAGCCAGCTCACGCACCCCAACACCATCGCCATCTATGACTATGGCCGCACCGCGGAGGGCCTCTTCTATTACGTGATGGAGTACCTGGAGGGCATGGACCTGGAGCGCCTGCTGACCGCGGCGGGGCCGCAGCCGCCCGCCCGGGTCATCCACATCCTCCGGCAGGTGTGTGGCGCGCTGGAGGAGGCGCACGGCATGGGGCTGCTGCATCGCGACATCAAGCCGGCCAACCTCTTCCTCTGTCGGCGCCGGGGCGTGCCGGACATGGTGAAGGTGCTGGACTTCGGGCTGGTGAAGCAGCTCGGCGTCTCCGAGGACACGGGCTCGGGTCGGACCAACGTGGTGGCTGGCACGCCGCACTACCTGGCGCCAGAGGCGATCGTGGACCCGACGAAGGTGGACGGTCGCGCGGATCTCTATTCGCTGGGAGCGGTGGGCTATGCGCTGCTCACCGGTGGGCACGTCTTCACGGGGCAGAGCGCGTCGGAGATCTGCTCGCACCACGTGAACACGCCGCCGATGCCGCCGTCCCTGCGGGTGGGGCGCGAGCTGCCGGATGATCTGTGCGGCACCATCCTGCGGTGCCTGGAGAAGCGCCCCGAGTCCCGCTTCAACAACGCTCGGGAGCTGCGGATCGCGCTGGAGCTATGCGCGGACGCGGGGAAATGGACGGAGGAGGACGCCGCGCAATGGTGGGCGCAGAGCGGCGCGGAGCTGGAGAAGGCCACGGTGCGCCGCAACCCCCTGTCGCTCACCGGGACGCAGACGGTGGTGACGAACTCGCTCGGGCGCGTGGCGGCGTAG